Proteins found in one Pongo pygmaeus isolate AG05252 chromosome 8, NHGRI_mPonPyg2-v2.0_pri, whole genome shotgun sequence genomic segment:
- the LOC129045164 gene encoding cTAGE family member 2, which translates to MEEPGATPQRYLGLVLEDLHRVVAAPPESMRLDSNPHGFPWKLVICAAVAAFFAVLLFLWRSFRSVRSQLYVGREKKLAIMLSGLIEEKCKLLEKFSLVQKEYEDYEVVSSLEDASFEKAATEAQSLEAICEKLNRSNSELEHEILCLEKELKEEKSKHSQQNELMADISKRIQPLADESKSLKSQVTEAKMIFKRFQMTEKQLKIAIKDALNENSQLQESQKQLLQEAEVWNEQVSELNKQKITFEDSKVHAEQVLNDKENHIKTLTERLLKMKDWTARLREDVTDDDNLEVNSESEDGAYLDDPPKGALKKLIHAAKLNASLKTLEGERNQIYIQLSEIDKTKEELTEHIKNLQTEQASLQSENTHSESENQKLQQKLKVMTEFYQENEMKLYRKLTVEENNQLEKEEKLSEVDKKISHATKELETYRQQAKDLEEELERTIHYYQRQIISHEKKAHHNWLAAWTAERNLNDLRKENAHNRQKLTETEFKFELLEKDPYALDVPNTAFGREHSPYGSSSLGRPSSETRAFLSPATLLEGPLRLSPLPPVGEGRGSRGPENPLDHQITKERGESSCERLTDPHRSPSDTGPLSPPREQDRRMMFPPPGQSYLDSALPPQRQDRFYSNSGRLSGPAELRSFNMPPLDKMDGSMPSEMESSRNDTKDDLGNLNIPDSSLPAENEATGPGFVPPPLAPVRGPLFPVDTRAPFMRRGPPFPPPPPGTGFGASPGYLPPRDFPGPPHAPFAMRNIYPLRGFPPYLPLKTWIFPPTPTF; encoded by the coding sequence ATGGAGGAGCCAGGGGCTACCCCTCAGCGATACTTGGGGCTGGTCCTGGAGGACCTACACAGGGTTGTGGCAGCGCCGCCTGAAAGTATGAGACTGGATTCGAATCCTCATGGTTTTCCATGGAAATTGGTGATATGTGCAGCTGTTGCTGCATTTTTTGCTGTTCTCCTTTTTCTGTGGAGAAGTTTTAGATCGGTTAGGAGTCAGCTTTAtgtgggaagagagaaaaagcttGCTATAATGCTTTCTGGACtaattgaagaaaaatgtaaactacTTGAAAAATTTAGCCTTGTTCAAAAAGAGTATGAAGACTATGAAGTAGTGTCATCTTTAGAGGATGCCAGCTTTGAGAAGGCGGCAACAGAAGCACAAAGTTTGGAGGCAATCTGTGAAAAGCTGAACAGGTCCAATTCTGAACTTGAGCATGAAATACTCTGTCTAGAAAAAgagttaaaagaagagaaatctaaacatTCTCAACAAAATGAATTGATGGCGGATATTTCAAAAAGGATACAGCCTCTAGCAGATGAGTCAAAATCCCTCAAATCACAAGTAACTGAAGCCAAAATGATCTTCAAGAGATTTCAAATGACTGAAAAACAACTGAAGATAGCAATAAAAGACGCTTTGAATGAAAATTCTCAACTTCAGGAAAGCCAGAAACAGCTTTTGCAAGAAGCTGAAGTATGGAACGAACAAGTGAGTGAacttaataaacagaaaataacatttgaagACTCCAAAGTACATGCAGAACAAGTtctaaatgataaagaaaatcacATCAAGACTCTGACTGAACGCTTGCTAAAGATGAAAGATTGGACTGCTAGGCTTAGAGAAGACGTAACGGATGATGATAACTTAGAAGTGAACAGTGAATCAGAAGATGGTGCTTACTTAGATGATCCTCCAAAAGGAGCTTTGAAGAAACTGATTCATGCTGCTAAGTTAAATGCTTCTTTAAAAACcttagaaggagaaagaaaccaAATTTATATCCAGTTATCTGAAATTGATAAAACAAAGGAAGAGCTTACAGAGCATATTAAAAATCTTCAGACTGAACAAGCATCTTTGCAGTCAGAAAACACACATTCAGAAAGTGAGAATCAGAAGCTTCAACAGAAACTTAAAGTAATGACTGAAttctatcaagaaaatgaaatgaaactctACAGGAAATTAACAGTAGAGGAAAATAACCagttagagaaagaagagaaactttCCGAGGTAGACAAAAAGATCAGCCATGCCACCAAAGAGCTGGAGACCTACAGACAGCAAGCCAAAGATCTTGAAGAAGAATTGGAGAGAACTATTCATTATTATCAACGGCAGATTATTTCCCATGAGAAAAAAGCGCATCATAATTGGTTGGCAGCTTGGACTGCTGAAAGAAACCTCAatgatttaaggaaagaaaatgctcacaacagacaaaaattaactgaaacagAGTTTAAATTTGAACTTTTAGAGAAAGATCCTTATGCACTCGATGTTCCAAATACAGCATTTGGCAGAGAGCATTCCCCATATGGTTCCTCATCATTGGGTCGGCCTTCATCTGAAACGAGAGCTTTTCTCTCTCCCGCAACTCTGTTGGAGGGTCCACTCAGACTTTCACCTTTGCCTCcagtgggagaaggaagaggctcAAGAGGCCCAGAAAATCCTCTGGACCATCAGATTACCAAGGAAAGAGGAGAATCAAGCTGTGAGAGGTTAACCGATCCTCACAGGTCTCCTTCTGACACTGGGCCCCTGTCACCTCCGAGGGAACAAGACCGTAGGATGATGTTTCCTCCACCAGGGCAATCATATCTTGATTCAGCTCTTCCTCCACAAAGGCAAGACAGATTTTATTCTAACTCTGGTAGACTGTCTGGACCAGCAGAACTCAGAAGTTTTAATATGCCTCCTTTGGATAAAATGGATGGGTCAATGCCTTCAGAAATGGAATCCAGTAGAAATGATACCAAAGATGATCTTGGCAATTTAAATATCCCTGATTCATCTCTCCCTGCTGAAAATGAAGCAACTGGCCCTGGCTTTGTTCCTCCACCTCTTGCCCCAGTCAGAGGTCCATTGTTTCCAGTGGATACAAGGGCCCCGTTCATGAGAAGAGGACCTCCTTtccccccacctcctccaggaaccGGGTTTGGAGCTTCACCAGGTTATCTTCCACCAAGGGATTTCCCAGGTCCACCACATGCTCCATTTGCAATGAGAAATATCTATCCACTGAGGGGTTTTCCTCCTTACCTTCCCCTCAAGACCTGGatttttccccccacccccacattctGA